A genomic region of Oryza glaberrima chromosome 1, OglaRS2, whole genome shotgun sequence contains the following coding sequences:
- the LOC127763339 gene encoding protein PGR, whose translation MDHGGGGGGGVWIRAAVAVAAGGAIAARAVRRKSVDSTAVFVGVPAMVAHTVAGYRFAGMLLVFFFTASRMTRVGEKRKRALDPDFKEGGQRNWKQVLSNSGIASVLVVLIALVTGGSDRCLDTRESSLVTALIGGVIGHYACCNGDTWSSELGILSKAEPRIITTFKRVRKGTNGGVTIDGLLAAAAAGFSIGLTFVLLGFLTTQCSSDVFWRQLLVIPLATAAGLCGSLIDSLLGATLQYSGYCSLRKKVVGVDGPTVTRISGRNILDNNGVNVVSVFLTTLITALACVYIF comes from the exons ATGGatcacggcggcggaggaggcggaggagtttggatccgggcggcggtggcggtggcggcgggcggcgccatcgcggcgcgcgcggtgcGGCGCAAGTCCGTCGACTCCACCGCGGTGTTCGTCGGTGTTCCGGCCATGGTGGCCCACACCGTCGCTGGGTACAG GTTCGCGGGGATGCTGCTGGTGTTCTTCTTCACGGCGTCGCGGATGACGAGGGTCGGCGAGAAGAGGAAGCGCGCGCTTGATCCCGACTTCAAGGAAGGAGGGCAGCGCAACTG GAAGCAAGTTTTGTCAAACAGTGGCATTGCAAGTGTCTTGGTAGTTTTGATAGCACTTGTCACAGGAGGGAGCGATAGGTGCTTGGATACGAGAGAATCTAGTCTTGTAACTGCCCTCATTGGTGGTGTTATTGGACATTATGCTTGCTGCAATGGTGATACATGGTCTTCTGAGCTCGGCATTCTCAGCAAAGCGGAACCACGAATTATCACAACATTCAAG AGAGTACGGAAGGGTACCAATGGCGGGGTAACCATTGATGGACTTCTCGCAGCAGCGGCTGCTGGATTCTCGATTGGGCTTACATTTGTGCTACTAGGATTCTTAACCACTCAGTGTTCTTCTGATGTATTCTGGAGGCAGCTGCTGGTTATACCCTTAGCTACAGCAGCTGGCCTATGTGGAAGTCTGATCGATTCGTTGCTGGGCGCAACACTCCAGTACAGTGGGTACTGTAGTCTTCGTAAAAAG GTGGTTGGAGTAGACGGTCCGACGGTCACCAGGATTTCAGGACGGAATATACTGGACAACAATGGTGTCAATGTAGTTTCTGTGTTCTTGACTACTCTGATCACTGCATTGGCGTGCGTATACATCTTCTGA
- the LOC127774935 gene encoding uncharacterized protein LOC127774935 isoform X1, protein MAAAAETPGSSASPHQERLLQSLSARGWCFRDPSNEIIQELLHASPSPSPEAVETELVDVDLRLFGGKSLPDRAAAAATGRRLSYLHGPIVLQVVSVRDIYRSIIDVSFKNPQQHRLLRFVLTDGISEAVAIEFFPIPFIIEDIAPGTKICLENKIPIHNGILCLSAKNISIMGGVVQSLYEEWQMNQKFSGLSRPSLRLSQNDDGVGPPPFEKLDVEARPSRTSRSQTYSADNKARKPEVGRQNVSVSSSGKPVNESSSDENKESAVEPKQSISDGRPKEVSEAIPVQNQAAAQKLLQKMTQAVPEDRYGRGHRFKGKGRQEDTPVFTLDEWEKRKSAGLKSTAQSYIDDTSRDEELARQLQEQLDLEDSYGVPESSDADRVRMSMFSFSGPEETGGGRRDFRGQGRGRARGRGRGRGRGRF, encoded by the exons atggcggcggcggcggaaacgcCGGGGTCGTCGGCCTCCCCTCATCAGGAGAGGCTCCTTCAATCCCTCTCCGCCCGCGGGTGGTGCTTCCGTGACCCCAGCAACGAGATCATCCAGGAGCTACTCCAcgcctccccctcgccgtcgccggaggccGTGGAGACCGAGCTCGTCGACGTGGACCTGAGGCTCTTCGGCGGCAAGTCGCTCCctgaccgcgccgccgccgccgccacggggaGGCGGCTTTCCTACCTCCATGGCCCCATCGTCCTGCAG GTAGTATCAGTAAGAGATATATATAGAAGCATCATTGATGTGTCCTTTAAGAACCCACAGCAACACCGCCTTCTGCGCTTTGTTCTGACTGATGGAATTTCTGAAGCAGTAGCGATAGAGTTTTTCCCAATCCCGTTTATCATTGAAGATATTGCTCCAGGTACTAAG ATTTGTCTTGAGAACAAGATTCCAATACATAACGGCATATTGTGCTTAAGTGCGAAGAATATAAGTATCATGGGGGGAGTTGTCCAATCATTGTATGAAGAGTGGCAGATGAACCAGAAATTCTCAGGGTTATCTCGTCCATCCTTGAGGTTGTCTCAAAATGATGATGGAGTTGGACCTCCACCATTTGAGAAGTTAGATGTTGAAGCACGTCCTAGTAGGACATCCCGTTCTCAAACCTATTCTG CAGATAATAAGGCTAGGAAACCGGAAGTCGGTCGTCAGAATGTGTCAGTTAGTTCCAGTGGCAAACCAGTCAATGAGAGTTCAAGTGATGAGAACAAAGAGTCTGCAGTTGAACCCAAACAATCTATTTCAGATGGCAGACCAAAAGAGG TCAGTGAAGCTATTCCTGTTCAAAACCAAGCCGCTGCACAGAAGCTTCTGCAGAAAATGACCCAGGCTGTGCCCGAAGACAGATATGGTCGGGGCCATAGATTCAAGGGTAAAGGCAGGCAAGAAGATACTCCAGTATTTACCCTCGATGAATGGGAGAAGCGAAAATCCGCTGGTTTGAAGTCCACAGCACAAAGCTACATCGACGATACCAGCCGAGACGAGGAGCTGGCAAGGCAGCTCCAGGAGCAACTAGATCTTGAAGACTCCTAT GGAGTGCCAGAGAGTTCAGACGCAGATCGTGTGCGGATGAGCATGTTCAGCTTCAGCGGTCCTGAAGAAACGGGAGGCGGGAGAAGAGATTTTCGAGGGCAAGGACGGGGGAGAGCAAGGGGCCGAGGACGAGGGCGAGGCAGGGGAAGATTTTAG
- the LOC127774529 gene encoding E3 ubiquitin-protein ligase At1g12760-like encodes MGDSGNASHRDHTIDILRNDATFPSTSHQDNHNNLDELHQTRGPLNDVPHVPESSASATPASISRNASFARRDQGHRQPNPLNSGFWISIELIVSLSQIIAAITVLSVSRNEHPHAPLAQWLIGYTIGCVATLPHLYWRFLHRNRQNTEQESTNQVSSERDVYEPNSYVVVSSAHGSEVVDSGNNGGVARIASPRVYALVACFKLALDCFFAVWFVVGNVWIFGGRTSLHDAPNLYRLCIVFLAFGFIGYALPFILCTMICCCLPCIISMMGIHEDLDFNRGATAEAIDALVAYKFQSKKFQDGEAGEDNGGVLAAGTDKERTISAEDAVCCICLSKFSNNEDLRELPCNHVFHLECVDKWLKINALCPLCKADLGGSTNAPDSSSRSSHDSNNSRVRNDVESQQ; translated from the exons ATGGGGGACTCTGGAAATGCCAGTCATCGTGATCACACGATCGACATACTGAGAAATGATGCAACTTTCCCATCAACATCTCATCAGGATAATCATAATAACTTGGATGAGTTGCACCAAACTAGAGGGCCTCTAAATGATGTTCCTCATGTCCCAGAAAGTTCTGCTAGTGCAACTCCTGCATCTATCTCCCGAAACGCTTCTTTTGCAAGAAGAGATCAAGGACACCGTCAACCAAATCCTTTGAATTCTGGCTTCTGGATCTCAATTGAGCTTATTGTAAGTTTAAGCCAGATTATAGCAGCTATTACTGTCCTGTCAGTATCAAGGAACGAGCATCCTCATGCTCCTTTGGCTCAGTGGCTTATTGGTTATACGATAGGTTGTGTTGCTACTCTTCCTCACCTTTATTGGCGATTTCTCCACCGCAATCGGCAGAACACAGAGCAAGAATCAACAAATCAGGTTTCATCTGAAAGGGACGTATATGAGCCTAATTCTTATGTAGTAGTTTCGTCTGCTCATGGATCAGAAGTTGTGGACAGTGGTAATAATGGTGGAGTAGCAAGGATTGCAAGTCCAAG GGTCTACGCATTGGTTGCGTGCTTCAAATTGGCTCTGGATTGTTTCTTTGCTGTGTGGTTTGTTGTTGGGAATGTGTGGATATTCGGGGGCCGTACTTCTCTCCATGACGCTCCTAACTTGTACAG GCTGTGCATAGTATTCCTTGCATTCGGCTTCATCGGCTATGCCCTGCCTTTCATCCTCTGTACAATGATATGCTGCTGCCTACCCTGCATTATCTCCATGATGGGCATCCACGAGGATTTGGATTTTAACAGAGGCGCTACTGCAGAAGCAATCGATGCCTTGGTGGCATACAAGTTCCAATCGAAAAAGTTTCAAGATGGAGAAGCGGGAGAAGATAATGGTGGAGTATTGGCAGCTGGAACAGACAAAGAGCGAACTATTTCTGCAGAAGACGCT GTATGCTGCATCTGCTTGTCAAAATTCTCAAACAACGAAGATCTACGGGAGCTTCCCTGCAATCATGTTTTCCACTTGGAATGCGTCGATAAATGGCTCAAGATAAACGCACTGTGCCCTCTTTGCAAGGCTGACTTAGGCGGCTCGACGAATGCTCCGGACTCGAGCTCCAGGAGCAGCCATGACAGCAACAACAGCAGAGTCAGGAACGACGTCGAGTCACAACAGTAG
- the LOC127774950 gene encoding aromatic aminotransferase ISS1 — MGSFGRLARRAVETEAPVMVKMQELLRGNKDVMSLAQGVVYWQPPEAAMNKIKEIVWEPSISKYGSDDGLPELREALLEKLRRENKLTKSSIMVTSGANQAFVNVVLTLCDAGDAVVMFAPYYFNSYMSFQMTGVTDILVGASNPETLHPDVDWLEKVLQENNPIPKLVSVVNPGNPSGAFIPKPMLERISELCRNAGAWLVVDNTYEYFMYDGMEHYCLEGNHIVNLFSFSKAYGMMGWRVGYIAHPNEADGLHAQLLKVQDNIPICASIIGQRLALYALEAGPEWIRERVRDLVKNRELLMEAMSPLGKDSVKGGEGAIYLWAKLPEKCSDDFEVVRWLANKHGVAVIPGSASGGPGYIRVSFGGLKESDTRLAAERLRRGLQELVTEGMVQ, encoded by the exons atgGGTAGCTTCGGGAGGCTGGCGAGGAGGGCCGTGGAGACGGAAGCGCCGGTCATGGTCAAG ATGCAGGAATTGCTTCGAGGGAACAAGGATGTGATGTCGCTTGCGCAG GGAGTTGTTTATTGGCAGCCTCCTGAGGCAGCTATGAATAAGATTAAAGAAATTGTATGGGAACCATCAATCAGTAAATATGGCTCTGATGATGGTCTTCCTGAACTCCGAGAAGCACTTCTCGAGAAG CTGCGCAGAGAGAATAAGCTAACCAAGTCGTCAATTATGGTTACCTCTGGTGCAAATCAG GCCTTTGTAAATGTGGTCCTCACCCTTTGTGATGCTGGGGATGCAGTTGTCATGTTTGCACCATATTACTTCAATTCCTACATGTCATTCCAGATGACAGGAGTTACTGACATATTAGTTGGTGCAAGCAATCCTGAGACTCTTCATCCTGATGTCG ATTGGTTGGAGAAGGTTCTGCAAGAAAACAACCCTATCCCTAAACTTGTTAGTGTTGTAAATCCTGGAAACCCCTCTGGAGCTTTCATTCCGAAGCCGATGCTCGAG AGAATTTCAGAACTGTGCAGAAATGCTGGTGCATGGCTTGTAGTTGACAATACCTATGA GTACTTTATGTATGATGGAATGGAGCACTATTGCTTAGAGGGTAATCACATTGTCAACCTCTTCTCATTCTCGAAGGCTTACGGAATGATGGGCTGGCGTGTAGGATAC ATTGCCCACCCAAACGAAGCTGACGGTCTTCATGCACAGCTGCTCAAAGTGCAAGATAACATACCTATCTGTGCTTCCATCATCGGGCAGCGCCTGGCGCTCTACGCATTAGAGGCCGGTCCAGAATGGATCAGAGAAAGGGTGAGAGATCTAGTGAAAAACCGTGAATTGCTCATGGAAGCGATGTCTCCGCTTGGCAAGGACTCTGTCAAGGGTGGTGAGGGTGCCATTTACCTCTGGGCAAAACTACCCGAGAAATGCTCAGATGATTTTGAAGTTGTCAGATGGCTTGCAAACAAGCATGGTGTGGCTGTGATCCCCGGGAGCGCCAGTGGAGGTCCCGGATATATCCGGGTTTCTTTCGGAGGGTTGAAAGAATCGGATACAAGGCTTGCTGCTGAGAGGTTAAGGCGCGGCTTGCAAGAACTTGTGACTGAGGGAATGGTACAGTGA
- the LOC127760369 gene encoding serine/threonine protein phosphatase 2A 57 kDa regulatory subunit B' kappa isoform-like produces MWKQFIGKLSWKSVKSSSTGGGGGGGGGFSPTAAKPPPPPSPRANGTAAAAKPSASPPPPPPPAAAGAEGRSREEAFVQNVNICCAVFDFSDRGKDTTEKERKRQVLMSLVDCVGAAEEPLTEAMIAASVRMFAANLFRVFPPKARSGAAASETEEDEPFFDPSWYHLQVVYELLLRFVTSPMVDAKAARKYVDSSFISRLLDLFDSDDPRERDCLKTVLHRIYGKFMGNRPFIRKAVSNIFYRFVFETDHHNGIAELLEVFGSVISGFAKPLKEEHKLFLWKALIPLHKPKTVGVYLPQLTYCITQFIEKETKLAGTVIRGLLKYWPVTNSQKEMMFLGELEEVLELTDMAEFQKCMVPLFRRIASCLNSSHFQVAERALFLWNNEHLFDMISQNRQVILPIIYPALERNTRWHWNQSVLNVTLNVKKMFLDMDERLLLACQNNFQAEEEKRAATEERRRLMWEQLERNAAAACHPHPVITTTDSSFPSPPSSTPLVAPTVT; encoded by the exons ATGTGGAAGCAATTCATCGGGAAGTTGTCGTGGAAGTCGGTGAAATCGAGCTccaccggaggcggcgggggcggaggaggagggttctcgccgacggcggcgaagccgccgccgccgccgtccccgcgggCGAatgggacggcggcggcggcgaagccgagcgcttcgccgccgccgccgccgccgccggccgccgcgggcgccgagGGGAGGTCCAGGGAGGAGGCATTCGTCCAGAACGTGAACATCTGCTGCGCGGTGTTCGACTTCTCCGACCGCGGGAAGGACACCACCGAGAAGGAGCGGAAGCGGCAGGTGCTCATGTCGCTCGTCGActgcgtcggcgccgccgaggagccCCTCACGGAGGCGATGATCGCGGCCAGCGTGCGCATGTTCGCCGCCAACCTCTTCCGGGTGTTCCCGCCCAAGGCGAGGtcgggcgccgcggcgtcggagacggaggaggacgaGCCGTTCTTCGACCCCTCGTGGTACCACCTCCAAGTCGTGTATGAATTGCTCCTCCGGTTCGTGACGTCGCCGATGGTGGACGCGAAGGCGGCCCGGAAGTATGTCGACAGCTCGTTCATCTCGCGGCTGCTGGATCTCTTCGATTCCGATGACCCCAGAGAGAGGGACTGCTTGAAGACAGTGTTGCATAGGATATACGGCAAGTTCATGGGGAATCGGCCGTTCATTCGTAAGGCCGTCAGCAATATCTTCTATAGGTTCGTGTTCGAGACGGATCATCACAACGGGATAGCGGAGCTGTTGGAGGTGTTTGGCAGTGTGATAAGCGGGTTCGCGAAGCCATTGAAGGAAGAGCACAAGTTGTTCCTATGGAAAGCGTTGATCCCGCTTCACAAGCCAAAGACGGTGGGTGTGTATCTTCCGCAGCTGACGTACTGCATCACACAGTTCATCGAGAAGGAAACCAAGCTTGCAGGGACTGTAATCAGAGGCCTGCTGAAGTACTGGCCAGTTACAAACAGTCAGAAGGAGATGATGTTCTTGGGGGAGTTGGAGGAGGTGCTCGAGTTGACCGACATGGCTGAGTTTCAGAAATGCATGGTACCGCTGTTCCGCAGGATTGCAAGTTGCCTGAATAGCTCTCACTTTCAA GTTGCTGAGAGAGCCTTATTCTTGTGGAACAACGAGCACTTGTTCGATATGATCTCCCAAAATCGTCAGGTGATCCTACCGATCATATATCCAGCTCTGGAGAGGAACACCCGTTGGCACTGGAATCAGTCGGTCCTCAATGTTACCCTGAATGTCAAGAAAATGTTCTTGGACATGGACGAGAGATTGCTCCTGGCCTGCCAGAACAACTTCCAAGCGGAAGAAGAGAAGCGAGCCGCGACCGAGGAGCGGCGAAGGCTGATGTGGGAGCAGCTGGAGCGGAATGCCGCTGCGGCATGCCATCCACATCCAGTGATCACCACTACTGACTCAAGCTTTCCTTCACCCCCTTCATCAACTCCTCTGGTAGCTCCCACTGTGACATGA
- the LOC127774568 gene encoding auxin-responsive protein IAA1, producing the protein MSVETERSSTESSAASGLDFEDTALTLRLPGSLAAAAAPDPDRKRSSPSSSDAADAVDNSSPLAAAADAPPAPKARVVGWPPVRSFRKNALAAKFVKVAVDGAPYLRKVDLEAYSGYDQLLRALQDKFFSHFTIRKFADDERKLVDAVNGTEYVPTYEDKDGDWMLVGDVPWKMFVETCQRLRLMKSSEAVNLAPRAAQ; encoded by the exons ATGTCGGTGGAGACGGAGCGGAGCTCCACGGAGTCGTCCGCCGCGTCGGGGCTCGACTTCGAGGACACCGCCCTCACCCTCCGCCTCCCgggctccctcgccgccgccgccgcacctgaCCCCGACCGCAAacgctcctccccctcctcctccgacgccgccgacgccgtagACAACtcctcccccctcgccgccgccgccgatgctccCCCTGCTCCCAA GGCGAGGGTGGTGGGGTGGCCGCCGGTGAGGTCGTTCAGGAAGAACGCGCTGGCGGCCAAGTTCGTGAAGGTGGCCGTGGACGGCGCGCCGTACCTGCGCAAGGTGGACCTCGAGGCCTACTCCGGCTACGACCAGCTCCTCCGCGCGCTCCAGGACAAGTTCTTCTCCCACTTCACCATCC GGAAGTTCGCCGACGACGAGAGGAAGCTGGTGGACGCGGTGAACGGGACGGAGTACGTGCCGACGTACGAGGACAAGGACGGCGACTGGatgctcgtcggcgacgtcccCTGGAA GATGTTTGTGGAAACTTGCCAGCGCCTTCGTCTCATGAAAAGCTCAGAGGCTGTCAACTTAG CACCAAGAGCCGCTCAATGA
- the LOC127774493 gene encoding aspartic proteinase CDR1-like has translation MAAMAPSSVLVLLGVVLLVAGGRLCECAASGGGFSVEFIHRDSPRSPFHDLAFTAHGRALAAARRSVARAAAIAGSASSSASGGGAADDVVSKVVSRSFEYLMTVNLGSPPRSMLAIADTGSDLVWVKCKKGNNDTSSAAAPTTQFDPSRSSTYGRVSCQTDACEALGRATCDDGSNCAYLYAYGDGSNTTGVLSTETFTFDDGGAGRSPRQVRVGGVKFGCSTATAGSFPADGLVGLGGGAVSLVTQLGGATSLGRRFSYCLVPHSVNASSALNFGALADVTEPGAASTPLVAGDVDTYYTVVLDSVKVGNKTVASAASSRIIVDSGTTLTFLDPSLLGPIVDELSRRITLPPVQSPDGLLQLCYDVAGREVEAGESIPDLTLEFGGGAAVALKPENAFVAVQEGTLCLAIVATTEQQPVSILGNLAQQNIHVGYDLDAGTVTFAGADCAGSS, from the coding sequence atggcggccatggcgcctTCCTCCGTGCTCGTGCTcctcggcgtcgtcctcctcgtcgccggcgggaggCTGTGCGAgtgcgcggcgagcggcggcgggttcAGCGTGGAGTTCATCCACCGTGACTCACCCAGGTCGCCGTTCCATGACCTGGCGTTCACCGCCCACGGCcgcgcgctcgcggcggcgcggcggtccgtggcgcgcgccgccgcgatcgcgggctccgcctcctcctccgcctccggcggcggcgcggcggacgacgTCGTGTCGAAGGTCGTGTCCCGGTCGTTCGAGTACCTCATGACGGTCAAcctcggctcgccgccgcgctcgatgCTCGCCATCGCCGACACGGGCAGCGACCTCGTGTGGGTGAAGTGCAAGAAGGGGAACAACGACACCTCATCGGctgcggcgccgacgacgcagTTCGACCCGTCCCGGTCGTCGACGTACGGCCGCGTGAGCTGCCAAACCGACGCCTGCGAGGCGCTCGGCCGCGCCACCTGCGACGACGGGTCGAACTGCGCCTACCTCTACGCCTACGGCGACGGGTCGAACACCACCGGCGTCCTCTCCACCGAAACCTTCAccttcgacgacggcggcgcggggaggagcCCCCGCCAGgtgcgcgtcggcggcgtcaaGTTCGGCTGCTCCACCGCGACGGCCGGCTCGTTCCCGGCCGACGGTCtggtcggcctcggcggcggcgcggtctcCCTCGTGACGCAGCTCGGCGGCGCGACGTCGCTCGGGCGGAGATTCTCCTACTGCCTCGTCCCGCACTCCGTCAACGCCTCGTCGGCGCTCAACTTCGGCGCTCTCGCCGACGTCACCGAGCCCGGCGCGGCGAGcacgccgctcgtcgccggcgacgtggacaCGTACTACACCGTGGTCCTCGACTCCGTCAAGGTCGGGAACAagacggtggcgtcggcggcgagctcccgcATCATCGTGGACTCCGGCACGACGCTGACGTTCCTCGACCCGTCGCTGCTGGGGCCGATCGTCGACGAGCTCTCCCGCCGGATCACGCTGCCGCCGGTGCAGTCGCCGGACGGGCTGCTGCAGCTGTGCTACGACGTTGCCGGGCGGGAGGTGGAGGCCGGCGAGAGCATCCCGGACTTGACGCTGgagttcggcggcggcgcggcggtggcgctgaaGCCGGAGAACGCGTTCGTGGCGGTGCAGGAGGGGACGCTGTGCCTGGCAATCGTGGCGACGACGGAGCAGCAGCCGGTGTCCATCCTCGGGAACCTCGCGCAGCAGAACATCCACGTCGGCTACGACCTCGACGCCGGCACGGTCaccttcgccggcgccgactgCGCCGGCTCATCCTAG
- the LOC127774935 gene encoding uncharacterized protein LOC127774935 isoform X2, translating to MAAAAETPGSSASPHQERLLQSLSARGWCFRDPSNEIIQELLHASPSPSPEAVETELVDVDLRLFGGKSLPDRAAAAATGRRLSYLHGPIVLQVVSVRDIYRSIIDVSFKNPQQHRLLRFVLTDGISEAVAIEFFPIPFIIEDIAPGTKICLENKIPIHNGILCLSAKNISIMGGVVQSLYEEWQMNQKFSGLSRPSLRLSQNDDGVGPPPFEKLDVEARPSRTSRSQTYSDNKARKPEVGRQNVSVSSSGKPVNESSSDENKESAVEPKQSISDGRPKEVSEAIPVQNQAAAQKLLQKMTQAVPEDRYGRGHRFKGKGRQEDTPVFTLDEWEKRKSAGLKSTAQSYIDDTSRDEELARQLQEQLDLEDSYGVPESSDADRVRMSMFSFSGPEETGGGRRDFRGQGRGRARGRGRGRGRGRF from the exons atggcggcggcggcggaaacgcCGGGGTCGTCGGCCTCCCCTCATCAGGAGAGGCTCCTTCAATCCCTCTCCGCCCGCGGGTGGTGCTTCCGTGACCCCAGCAACGAGATCATCCAGGAGCTACTCCAcgcctccccctcgccgtcgccggaggccGTGGAGACCGAGCTCGTCGACGTGGACCTGAGGCTCTTCGGCGGCAAGTCGCTCCctgaccgcgccgccgccgccgccacggggaGGCGGCTTTCCTACCTCCATGGCCCCATCGTCCTGCAG GTAGTATCAGTAAGAGATATATATAGAAGCATCATTGATGTGTCCTTTAAGAACCCACAGCAACACCGCCTTCTGCGCTTTGTTCTGACTGATGGAATTTCTGAAGCAGTAGCGATAGAGTTTTTCCCAATCCCGTTTATCATTGAAGATATTGCTCCAGGTACTAAG ATTTGTCTTGAGAACAAGATTCCAATACATAACGGCATATTGTGCTTAAGTGCGAAGAATATAAGTATCATGGGGGGAGTTGTCCAATCATTGTATGAAGAGTGGCAGATGAACCAGAAATTCTCAGGGTTATCTCGTCCATCCTTGAGGTTGTCTCAAAATGATGATGGAGTTGGACCTCCACCATTTGAGAAGTTAGATGTTGAAGCACGTCCTAGTAGGACATCCCGTTCTCAAACCTATTCTG ATAATAAGGCTAGGAAACCGGAAGTCGGTCGTCAGAATGTGTCAGTTAGTTCCAGTGGCAAACCAGTCAATGAGAGTTCAAGTGATGAGAACAAAGAGTCTGCAGTTGAACCCAAACAATCTATTTCAGATGGCAGACCAAAAGAGG TCAGTGAAGCTATTCCTGTTCAAAACCAAGCCGCTGCACAGAAGCTTCTGCAGAAAATGACCCAGGCTGTGCCCGAAGACAGATATGGTCGGGGCCATAGATTCAAGGGTAAAGGCAGGCAAGAAGATACTCCAGTATTTACCCTCGATGAATGGGAGAAGCGAAAATCCGCTGGTTTGAAGTCCACAGCACAAAGCTACATCGACGATACCAGCCGAGACGAGGAGCTGGCAAGGCAGCTCCAGGAGCAACTAGATCTTGAAGACTCCTAT GGAGTGCCAGAGAGTTCAGACGCAGATCGTGTGCGGATGAGCATGTTCAGCTTCAGCGGTCCTGAAGAAACGGGAGGCGGGAGAAGAGATTTTCGAGGGCAAGGACGGGGGAGAGCAAGGGGCCGAGGACGAGGGCGAGGCAGGGGAAGATTTTAG